The following coding sequences lie in one Caproicibacterium argilliputei genomic window:
- a CDS encoding glycoside hydrolase family 25 protein — protein sequence MSLKGIDVSHCNGRVDWQKAKAAGLQFAILQMGYGGDSTKQDDVQFARNVSECERLGIPWGAYLYSYARTVSGAQGELQHMLRLLRGHHPQYPAFVDMEDADGYKARNGGIPSKATNTAIIKTVCDGLQKAGYKAGYYVNKDWYENRIDPAQLKAYAFWYARPGVSAPDKSCDIWQSEFGELNGSWPGANIPGKGCDLNVSYKNYALQESGTSAVKMLPALAPSNAAFTSDTTTAVSIMHGQSYTAKITCPAGLPSVTAGTGGVVDITYQSRNGSAYYYKLTATGKVGAETGIYINGHKPSTMVVRVATACGSDTTVNLSRKVGECYTVGLTCAMKPVVTAGTGGIVTIAGVYANGAGKWLCPIVAVRSGVTGIYTEIKEEGSPVKRFEFKVV from the coding sequence ATGAGCCTGAAAGGAATTGATGTAAGCCATTGCAACGGCCGTGTGGATTGGCAGAAGGCCAAAGCTGCCGGGCTGCAGTTTGCCATCCTCCAGATGGGGTACGGCGGCGACAGCACGAAGCAGGACGATGTGCAATTTGCCCGTAACGTCAGTGAGTGTGAGCGCCTTGGGATTCCCTGGGGCGCTTATTTATACAGCTATGCGCGGACCGTGTCTGGTGCACAAGGTGAGTTGCAGCATATGCTTCGGTTGCTGCGCGGCCACCATCCACAGTATCCGGCGTTTGTCGATATGGAAGATGCAGACGGATACAAGGCGCGCAATGGCGGCATTCCATCCAAGGCAACCAATACGGCAATCATCAAGACTGTGTGTGACGGGCTTCAAAAGGCCGGGTACAAGGCTGGATATTATGTTAATAAAGACTGGTATGAGAATCGTATCGATCCGGCGCAGTTGAAAGCTTATGCTTTTTGGTACGCAAGGCCCGGCGTTTCTGCCCCAGACAAATCTTGCGACATCTGGCAGTCGGAGTTTGGCGAACTCAATGGCAGCTGGCCAGGAGCAAATATCCCGGGGAAAGGGTGTGACCTGAACGTGTCCTACAAAAATTACGCACTACAGGAAAGTGGCACGTCTGCGGTGAAGATGCTGCCGGCACTTGCGCCGTCCAATGCGGCGTTTACGAGCGATACGACGACTGCTGTATCTATTATGCACGGACAGTCCTATACCGCGAAAATCACCTGCCCTGCCGGGCTGCCCAGCGTAACAGCCGGCACCGGCGGCGTGGTGGACATTACATACCAGAGTCGCAACGGCAGCGCGTATTATTACAAACTGACTGCCACCGGCAAGGTGGGCGCAGAAACCGGGATTTACATCAATGGGCACAAGCCGTCCACGATGGTTGTGCGGGTGGCAACAGCTTGCGGCAGCGATACGACTGTTAATCTGTCCCGCAAGGTGGGGGAGTGCTACACGGTCGGCCTAACCTGTGCCATGAAGCCGGTTGTCACGGCCGGCACCGGCGGAATTGTCACAATTGCCGGGGTGTACGCCAACGGTGCAGGCAAGTGGCTGTGCCCGATTGTGGCAGTTCGGTCGGGTGTCACTGGAATCTATACGGAAATTAAAGAAGAGGGAAGTCCGGTGAAACGATTCGAGTTCAAGGTGGTGTAA
- a CDS encoding glycoside hydrolase family 65, with translation MKIDRKRLVSRHNPVLTEPDYTSPLTVGNGEFAFTADVTGLQSFPALYEAAHTPLCTMSQWGWHTTPSGHQPEYTQADLQETAYSFNGRTVFYASEKQPGNEAVYDWLRQNPHRLHLGQIGLLANGHVLQESWLSQIHQELHLYDGILESRFCLQDCPLCVTTACAPESDTLLVSIAADSAFPQFLSIAFDFPYGSPEISGADWSSPKLHTTCVLQQSKQALLVCHKLDGTTVWISIASQDAFSVTQPAPHRLLLTPADGSRIFHFTVHFSQTQETCTMPNVSFSEQLSQCADWWHQFWETGGALSLSGSSDVRAPELERRLILSQYLLAVNSRGSTPPQETGLYCNSWYGKFHLEMTLWHWSAFPLWNRGTLLKDGLLWYRKHLPQAKANAAKNGYPGARWPKMVSQDGIDSPSSIATLLIWQQPHILYILHLLYRSHPSVTLLRDYWEVVRETADFMAGFAAYNPHTQTYELLPPLIPAQEVYAPKTVRNPAFETAYWAFGLQIAMQWAQQLGAPVPPIWQTVAAQMAPVPQQNGLYLAHAQCPETFSAFHRDHPSMLAAFGLLPGTKIQPDVMRKTLDTVISCWDYETLWGWDFAMMAMTAVRLQQPEKALELLLCDTPKNQYQKNGQNFQLLRTDLPAYLPGNGGLLMAAAMMAAGYDGCTEPLPGFPKNKRWHVTYENLNPLP, from the coding sequence ATGAAAATTGACCGTAAGCGTTTGGTCAGCCGCCACAATCCGGTACTGACCGAACCGGATTACACCTCCCCACTGACGGTTGGGAACGGGGAATTTGCATTTACCGCAGATGTGACCGGCCTGCAGTCGTTTCCCGCGCTCTACGAAGCCGCTCATACTCCGCTGTGCACCATGTCACAATGGGGATGGCACACCACCCCCTCCGGACATCAGCCGGAATATACGCAGGCCGATTTACAGGAAACCGCATACAGCTTTAACGGCCGCACCGTTTTCTATGCTTCGGAAAAGCAGCCGGGAAACGAAGCCGTTTACGACTGGCTGCGCCAAAATCCGCACCGCCTGCATTTAGGTCAAATCGGCTTGCTGGCAAACGGGCACGTTCTGCAAGAAAGCTGGCTATCGCAAATTCATCAGGAGCTTCATTTGTACGACGGCATATTGGAAAGCCGCTTTTGTCTGCAGGACTGCCCTCTCTGCGTTACGACTGCCTGTGCACCGGAAAGTGACACCCTCCTGGTTTCCATTGCGGCAGACTCCGCTTTTCCGCAGTTCCTCTCCATCGCTTTTGATTTTCCTTACGGCAGTCCGGAAATCTCCGGCGCCGATTGGTCCTCACCAAAGCTGCACACCACCTGTGTTTTGCAGCAAAGCAAGCAAGCTTTGCTGGTTTGTCATAAATTGGACGGAACTACAGTTTGGATTTCCATTGCCTCACAGGATGCTTTCTCCGTTACACAGCCGGCACCACACCGGCTCTTGCTGACTCCGGCTGATGGCAGCCGAATCTTTCACTTTACCGTCCACTTCTCGCAGACACAGGAAACTTGCACAATGCCGAACGTCTCTTTTTCCGAGCAGCTTTCCCAATGCGCCGACTGGTGGCATCAGTTCTGGGAAACCGGCGGTGCGCTTTCCCTTTCCGGCAGCAGTGATGTGCGCGCACCGGAACTGGAGCGCCGTCTGATTCTCTCTCAGTATTTATTGGCTGTCAACAGTCGCGGCAGTACACCGCCGCAGGAAACCGGTCTGTACTGCAACAGCTGGTATGGTAAATTCCATTTGGAAATGACCCTGTGGCACTGGAGTGCTTTTCCCCTATGGAACCGTGGAACCCTGCTGAAGGACGGGCTTCTTTGGTACCGAAAGCATTTACCGCAAGCAAAAGCAAACGCGGCTAAAAACGGCTATCCGGGAGCACGATGGCCTAAAATGGTTTCGCAGGACGGCATCGACAGTCCGTCTTCGATTGCGACATTGTTAATTTGGCAGCAACCACATATCCTATATATCCTTCATTTGCTGTATCGCAGCCATCCAAGTGTCACACTTCTGCGCGACTATTGGGAGGTTGTTCGGGAAACCGCAGACTTTATGGCCGGATTTGCTGCGTATAATCCGCATACACAAACCTATGAGCTGCTGCCGCCACTGATTCCCGCACAGGAGGTTTATGCACCGAAAACCGTCCGTAACCCGGCGTTCGAAACCGCCTACTGGGCATTTGGGTTACAAATTGCAATGCAGTGGGCACAGCAACTCGGCGCACCTGTCCCCCCCATCTGGCAAACAGTGGCCGCACAGATGGCGCCCGTTCCGCAGCAAAACGGACTGTATCTGGCACACGCACAGTGCCCCGAAACCTTTTCTGCTTTTCACCGCGATCACCCATCTATGCTTGCTGCTTTCGGCTTACTGCCCGGCACAAAAATACAGCCGGATGTTATGCGCAAGACCTTAGACACTGTGATTTCCTGCTGGGATTACGAAACCCTGTGGGGGTGGGATTTCGCCATGATGGCCATGACCGCTGTGCGCCTGCAGCAGCCCGAAAAGGCCTTGGAACTTTTGCTTTGTGACACCCCGAAAAACCAATATCAAAAAAACGGGCAAAATTTTCAATTGCTGCGCACCGACCTGCCCGCTTATCTGCCCGGCAACGGCGGTCTTTTAATGGCGGCCGCCATGATGGCTGCCGGATATGACGGTTGCACAGAGCCGTTACCGGGATTTCCGAAAAATAAACGTTGGCACGTCACTTACGAAAACCTGAACCCTCTACCTTAA
- the uxaC gene encoding glucuronate isomerase, producing the protein MKPFLSEDFLLSNDTAKTLYHQYAEKMPILDYHCHINPQEIAENRQFDNITQVWLGGDHYKWRLMRANGIPEEEITGTACSDREKFQHFAEVLPKAIGNPLYHWTHLELKRYFSYTGTLSPETAEEVWNLCNRKLQTSALRVRGILQQSHVKLVCTTDDPIDSLVWHQKIREDDTCGVKVLPAWRPDKILKINQAEFAPYLQQLAAVSETSIATMPELFRALQKRLDFFNQMGCRTADHGIDTVPYAPAEESELNRILLKAARGNTPDKAETEKYLYAMLLFLGREYAKRGWVMQIHYGALRNANSAMFQKLGADTGYDSIAVQDCSAQLAGFLDVLERTKELPKTILYALNPGDNAMLDSLAGSFQGSGIQNKIQHGAAWWFNDTKSGMEAQLKSFANFSVLGNFIGMLTDSRSFLSYTRHEYFRRILCNLLGTWVENGEYPADIQTLGKLAENIAFYNADRYFGFGLAEQGELSHEN; encoded by the coding sequence ATGAAACCCTTTCTTTCCGAAGACTTTTTGCTCAGCAACGACACGGCTAAAACACTTTACCATCAGTACGCGGAAAAAATGCCGATTCTCGATTACCACTGCCACATCAATCCGCAGGAAATCGCAGAGAACCGGCAGTTTGACAACATCACGCAGGTTTGGCTGGGTGGTGACCACTACAAGTGGCGCTTGATGCGCGCCAACGGCATTCCAGAAGAAGAAATTACCGGAACCGCCTGCTCAGACCGTGAAAAGTTCCAGCATTTTGCAGAGGTGCTCCCCAAAGCAATTGGGAACCCGCTGTACCATTGGACGCATTTGGAGTTAAAGCGCTACTTTAGCTATACGGGAACGCTCTCTCCGGAAACCGCCGAAGAAGTCTGGAATCTCTGCAACCGCAAGCTGCAGACAAGCGCCCTTCGGGTGCGTGGGATCCTGCAGCAATCCCATGTGAAGCTTGTGTGCACCACTGACGACCCCATTGACTCCCTCGTCTGGCATCAAAAAATCCGTGAGGATGATACCTGCGGCGTAAAAGTCCTGCCTGCATGGCGTCCGGATAAAATTCTGAAAATCAACCAAGCCGAGTTTGCCCCTTATCTGCAGCAACTCGCCGCAGTCAGCGAAACTTCCATCGCAACCATGCCTGAACTGTTTCGGGCGCTGCAAAAACGCCTGGACTTCTTTAACCAAATGGGCTGCCGCACTGCCGACCACGGAATTGACACCGTTCCGTATGCGCCTGCAGAGGAAAGTGAGCTGAACCGCATCCTACTCAAAGCTGCCCGCGGAAACACACCGGACAAGGCAGAAACCGAAAAATACCTGTATGCCATGCTGCTCTTTTTGGGGCGGGAATATGCCAAACGCGGTTGGGTCATGCAAATCCACTACGGTGCTTTGCGCAATGCAAATTCCGCGATGTTCCAAAAGCTTGGCGCCGATACCGGATATGACAGCATCGCCGTACAGGACTGCTCTGCGCAGCTGGCCGGCTTTCTGGATGTGCTGGAACGCACAAAGGAACTGCCCAAAACAATCCTATATGCCTTGAACCCCGGTGATAACGCAATGTTGGACAGTCTTGCTGGTTCCTTTCAAGGCAGCGGCATTCAGAACAAAATTCAGCATGGAGCAGCCTGGTGGTTTAACGACACAAAGTCCGGTATGGAAGCGCAGCTAAAAAGCTTTGCCAATTTCTCTGTACTGGGAAACTTCATCGGAATGCTCACCGACTCCCGCAGTTTCCTTTCCTACACGCGGCATGAGTATTTTCGCCGTATCCTCTGCAACCTGCTCGGAACCTGGGTGGAAAACGGAGAATATCCTGCTGACATACAAACCCTCGGAAAGCTGGCTGAAAATATCGCGTTTTACAACGCTGACCGGTACTTTGGCTTCGGTTTAGCAGAACAAGGAGAATTGTCACATGAAAATTGA
- a CDS encoding LacI family DNA-binding transcriptional regulator, protein MNIYDIAACSGVSIATVSRVLNNSPSVSPKTREKVLRVMQQESYTPNAFARGLGLNSMHMIGLLCTDVSDTYYAKAVSLVEKRLRKDSYDALLCCTGNDPTDQKKFLQLLLSKHVDAVILIGSAFKEDAQNAYLAQAAKEVPVVIINGLVELPGVYCVLCDERNAVRQNVHSLLHQGITRILYLYDVLTYSGCQKRVGYQDGLAEAGLPEMPELTVQVPKSIPEVRDAVAALLKDGPSFSAILASEDLIAIGALKALQNAGLQMPVIGFNNSILAQCASPGLTSVDNMLEILCPTAVGLLEKLLSGEPVPQKTVISSRLVERETFHAN, encoded by the coding sequence ATGAATATCTACGACATCGCCGCGTGCAGCGGCGTTTCCATCGCCACCGTTTCACGTGTGCTGAACAACAGCCCCAGCGTCAGCCCAAAAACACGGGAAAAGGTGCTGCGCGTCATGCAGCAGGAATCCTATACGCCAAACGCCTTTGCCCGCGGGCTGGGGCTAAACTCCATGCATATGATTGGTCTGCTCTGCACAGATGTTTCGGATACTTACTATGCCAAAGCGGTTTCTTTGGTAGAAAAGCGTCTGCGTAAAGACAGTTACGATGCCCTGCTCTGCTGCACCGGAAACGATCCGACCGATCAAAAGAAATTTTTGCAGCTGCTGCTTTCCAAACACGTTGACGCAGTCATCCTGATTGGCTCCGCGTTTAAGGAAGACGCGCAGAATGCGTATCTGGCACAGGCCGCAAAAGAAGTACCGGTTGTCATTATCAATGGCTTGGTCGAGTTGCCCGGCGTTTACTGTGTACTCTGTGACGAACGAAACGCTGTCCGGCAAAATGTACATTCCCTGCTTCATCAAGGAATTACACGGATTCTTTATTTGTATGATGTCCTAACTTACAGTGGCTGTCAGAAACGAGTCGGCTATCAGGACGGTTTGGCAGAGGCCGGTTTGCCCGAAATGCCGGAATTGACCGTGCAGGTTCCAAAGTCCATCCCGGAGGTTCGCGATGCAGTCGCTGCTCTCTTAAAAGACGGCCCTTCTTTCTCGGCGATACTGGCATCGGAAGACCTGATTGCCATTGGTGCACTCAAAGCACTGCAGAATGCCGGTTTGCAAATGCCGGTCATTGGTTTTAACAACTCCATCCTTGCGCAATGCGCTTCTCCGGGGCTGACTTCCGTGGACAATATGCTAGAAATTCTCTGCCCCACTGCGGTTGGTTTACTGGAAAAGCTGCTTTCCGGAGAACCTGTCCCGCAAAAAACAGTCATTTCTTCCCGTCTGGTCGAGCGGGAAACCTTTCACGCTAATTGA
- a CDS encoding tagaturonate reductase produces MQLIQNRFTRKPRPVRVVQFGEGNFLRGFVEDMLETANERGTFDGSVAIVKPTDRGDLQKFREQDNFYTLLLRGRIHGKPVVQKRVITCIENVVDPYADTDAFFRIACLDTLQIVVSNTTEAGIIYDENEQFMARPAKTYPGKLTQFLFARFQYFHGAPEKGLLILPVELIEKNGEQLRTCVLRLADLWQLGTAFRQWVLQSNSFCNTLVDRIVSGYPKAEAEQIQQELGYRDVLLDTGEPFALWVIETDCEQETAQKLPLAQAGCPVNFVKKLEPYRERKVRILNGAHTSSVLAGYLMGKEFVRDCMQDSLMREFMETAVLREIVPTVPLPESEAKQFAQAVFERFDNPFVAHSLLAISLNSVSKWRVRVLPSLRDRLNQTGALPVCLTFSLAALLAFYTSDCLQDGVLLGSRGGEPYEVHDDRKVLAFFAASSKQKAVSAFVNDCLAQTAFWGEDLTRYPGLAQQVTEDLTAIRQTGIRQAVSEVLQKAKREEV; encoded by the coding sequence TTGCAGTTAATCCAGAATCGGTTTACACGGAAGCCGCGCCCAGTGCGCGTTGTGCAGTTTGGAGAGGGCAATTTTCTGCGGGGATTTGTAGAGGATATGCTGGAAACGGCGAATGAAAGGGGTACGTTTGATGGAAGCGTAGCCATTGTCAAGCCGACCGACCGCGGTGATTTACAGAAATTTCGGGAGCAGGACAATTTTTACACGCTGCTCTTGCGGGGCAGGATTCACGGGAAGCCGGTGGTGCAAAAACGGGTGATTACCTGTATTGAGAACGTCGTGGATCCTTATGCGGATACGGATGCATTTTTTCGGATTGCCTGCTTAGATACACTGCAGATTGTGGTGTCCAACACGACTGAAGCCGGCATTATTTATGACGAAAACGAGCAGTTTATGGCACGGCCCGCAAAAACATATCCGGGAAAGCTGACACAGTTTCTGTTCGCGCGCTTTCAGTATTTTCACGGTGCGCCGGAGAAAGGGCTGCTGATTTTGCCGGTCGAACTGATTGAAAAAAACGGAGAGCAACTGCGGACGTGCGTGCTGCGTCTTGCCGACCTTTGGCAGTTAGGCACAGCATTTCGACAGTGGGTGCTGCAAAGCAATTCCTTTTGCAATACACTCGTGGACCGTATTGTGTCCGGATATCCAAAAGCAGAGGCAGAGCAAATCCAGCAGGAACTGGGATACCGCGATGTTTTACTGGACACGGGCGAGCCTTTTGCATTGTGGGTGATTGAAACCGACTGTGAACAGGAAACAGCGCAAAAACTGCCGCTGGCACAAGCGGGCTGTCCGGTGAATTTCGTCAAAAAACTGGAACCGTACCGGGAGCGCAAGGTGCGCATTTTAAATGGTGCACACACATCCAGTGTGCTGGCAGGCTACCTGATGGGCAAAGAATTCGTTCGGGACTGTATGCAGGATTCATTGATGCGCGAATTTATGGAAACAGCAGTCCTGCGGGAGATCGTTCCCACGGTGCCGCTGCCGGAAAGCGAAGCGAAACAGTTTGCACAGGCGGTTTTTGAACGGTTTGACAATCCGTTTGTTGCACATTCCCTGTTGGCGATTTCCCTAAACTCCGTTTCCAAGTGGAGGGTGCGGGTGCTGCCCTCTTTGCGGGACCGGCTAAACCAGACCGGCGCGCTGCCGGTGTGCTTGACTTTCTCTTTGGCGGCACTGCTGGCCTTCTATACGTCTGATTGTCTGCAGGACGGTGTTCTGCTGGGCAGCCGTGGGGGAGAGCCTTATGAAGTCCATGATGACAGGAAGGTGTTGGCGTTTTTTGCAGCTTCCAGCAAGCAGAAGGCGGTTTCAGCGTTTGTGAACGATTGTCTGGCGCAGACTGCTTTTTGGGGCGAAGATTTGACACGGTATCCGGGTTTGGCACAGCAGGTGACAGAAGATTTGACTGCGATTCGTCAAACAGGCATACGTCAGGCGGTTTCTGAAGTGCTGCAAAAAGCAAAACGGGAGGAAGTATGA
- a CDS encoding UxaA family hydrolase: MKQFIQIHPSDSVAVALCSVAAGQTVQVGDCTLMTKETIPAGHKMALRHLAAGEVVRKYGFPIGTAVCEIQAGSWVHTHNLQTGLGASDRYKYLPDFSPLPQETPREFAGYRRTDGSVGIRNEVWIIPTVGCVNAVVQEISRRAQRFLTPAIDGIYAFPHPYGCSQLGDDLAVTQKTLAGLIRHPNAGAVLVVGLGCENNTMDGMKQALGSYDKDRVRFLVCQACEDEVAEGMRQMEELCQYASTFRRQLCSVKRLVVGLKCGGSDGFSGITANPLVGAFSDRLIAQGGTTILTEVPEMFGAEPLLMNRCENQEVFEKTVSLIQDFKQYFVEHHQTVDGNPSPGNKAGGITTLEDKALGCVQKGGTAPICDVLLNGQQVSKSGFQLLQAPGNDLVAATALAASGAQLILFTTGRGTPFGCPVPTIKISSNSALAEKKRRWIDFDAGRVLAGVSAADLTEELFGLVLAVASGTEKAKAESFAVHDFAIFKDGVTL, encoded by the coding sequence ATGAAGCAATTTATACAAATTCATCCGTCAGACTCCGTTGCAGTCGCGCTTTGTTCGGTTGCCGCAGGGCAGACGGTGCAGGTGGGTGACTGCACGCTGATGACCAAAGAAACCATCCCCGCTGGCCACAAAATGGCACTGCGGCATCTTGCCGCGGGAGAAGTGGTTCGCAAATATGGGTTTCCGATTGGTACTGCCGTTTGTGAGATTCAGGCAGGAAGCTGGGTGCATACGCATAATCTGCAAACAGGGCTGGGCGCCAGTGACCGTTACAAGTATCTGCCGGACTTTTCACCGCTGCCGCAGGAGACACCGCGCGAATTTGCCGGATATCGCAGAACAGACGGTTCTGTTGGTATCCGCAATGAAGTTTGGATTATTCCTACGGTTGGCTGCGTGAATGCGGTCGTGCAGGAGATCAGCCGGCGGGCGCAGCGGTTTTTAACACCTGCGATAGATGGCATTTATGCGTTTCCGCATCCATATGGCTGCTCACAACTGGGAGATGACCTTGCAGTGACACAAAAGACACTGGCAGGGCTGATTCGGCATCCCAATGCAGGCGCGGTTTTAGTAGTCGGGCTGGGGTGTGAAAACAACACCATGGATGGAATGAAACAAGCCTTAGGTTCCTATGATAAAGACCGAGTGCGTTTTTTGGTCTGTCAAGCGTGCGAAGATGAAGTTGCCGAGGGAATGCGGCAGATGGAGGAACTTTGCCAATATGCTTCTACCTTTCGGCGGCAGCTTTGCTCTGTTAAACGTCTGGTAGTGGGATTGAAATGCGGTGGTTCGGATGGCTTTTCCGGCATTACGGCGAATCCGCTGGTTGGGGCATTCAGCGATCGTTTGATTGCGCAGGGCGGAACGACGATTTTAACCGAAGTGCCGGAAATGTTCGGCGCTGAACCGCTGCTGATGAACCGCTGTGAGAACCAGGAAGTATTTGAAAAAACAGTTTCTCTAATTCAGGATTTTAAGCAGTATTTTGTAGAACACCACCAGACAGTAGACGGAAATCCGTCACCTGGCAATAAAGCGGGAGGGATTACGACACTGGAAGATAAGGCGCTGGGATGTGTGCAAAAGGGCGGCACGGCGCCGATTTGTGATGTTCTGCTTAACGGGCAGCAGGTTTCTAAAAGCGGTTTTCAGCTTCTGCAGGCGCCCGGGAATGATTTGGTTGCGGCAACTGCATTAGCGGCTTCCGGCGCACAGCTGATTTTGTTTACAACCGGCAGAGGAACGCCCTTTGGCTGTCCGGTGCCGACGATTAAGATTTCCAGCAATTCCGCCTTGGCAGAAAAAAAGCGCAGATGGATTGACTTTGATGCCGGGCGTGTGTTGGCTGGCGTGTCTGCCGCCGACTTGACGGAAGAATTGTTTGGGTTGGTTTTGGCGGTTGCTTCCGGGACTGAAAAGGCAAAGGCAGAGTCTTTTGCAGTGCATGATTTTGCAATTTTTAAAGACGGCGTTACGCTTTAG
- a CDS encoding cache domain-containing sensor histidine kinase, producing MQYRNLRIFYKILLLNLALILLFTGFTWLGVGHFLRLYDQQLYQKTMQVIAQFSSGVETDLKQVESFSLSIMLDPDIQEELGEMQKGTGAYEQLVQAGKLQAKLSIQSMTQKNLSAINYIDNAGKVIAQGDNLLESDSAEQVRALLKRAKAAQGGYVFSEPNIQNEQFFSAREIIQYQNLSLKSMGTLLLSYDLKGIVESNEKKIQDTDTQLLLYADNRMIFRSQNGKSVAKPAAQNGYRIQTINGEKYFVVTVKSDYLGWVYVSVLPYDTTFQQNILIRDFLIAAALLLLAVSCFFSFRIARNITKPLEDLTNSMKQVETGCFDKVKADLYDYRRGDEVGILQKDFLLMVERINQLIKQNYEKQLAIQETKYKALQSQINPHFLYNTLSSISWLAKVGRGDEVSNMVLSLSNLLRASVNEQTVIFLEEEVDLLKNYLHIQKMRYTDRICFSVHIAPQYLDLVVPKMILQPVVENAILYGAENMLGVCKISVWVQDAGENCQLCVRDNGPDIPQQQLKALNAFQYVPHGTGIGLKNIQERLQLLFGAAYGLHVQSGNGQTTVCMTLPKKGA from the coding sequence ATGCAGTATCGAAATCTGCGGATTTTTTACAAGATTTTATTGCTCAATCTGGCGCTGATTCTTCTTTTCACCGGTTTCACCTGGCTTGGGGTAGGGCACTTTCTCAGGCTTTATGATCAGCAGCTGTACCAGAAGACGATGCAAGTCATTGCGCAGTTTTCAAGCGGGGTGGAAACGGATTTGAAACAGGTGGAAAGCTTTTCTCTGAGTATCATGCTGGATCCGGACATTCAGGAGGAATTAGGAGAAATGCAAAAAGGCACCGGCGCGTATGAGCAACTGGTGCAGGCTGGAAAACTGCAAGCGAAGCTTTCCATTCAGTCCATGACACAGAAGAATCTTTCAGCTATCAATTATATTGACAATGCCGGAAAAGTGATTGCGCAGGGCGACAATCTGCTGGAATCTGACAGTGCAGAGCAGGTGCGTGCTCTGCTGAAGCGTGCAAAAGCAGCGCAGGGCGGTTATGTGTTCAGCGAGCCGAACATACAGAACGAGCAGTTTTTCAGTGCCCGGGAAATTATTCAATATCAAAATTTGTCGCTAAAGTCTATGGGGACATTGCTGCTCAGCTATGACCTCAAAGGAATTGTGGAGTCCAATGAAAAGAAAATTCAAGATACGGACACGCAGCTGCTCCTTTATGCGGACAACCGAATGATTTTCCGCAGCCAAAATGGAAAAAGCGTGGCGAAGCCCGCTGCCCAAAACGGTTACCGCATCCAAACCATAAACGGCGAAAAGTACTTTGTCGTGACCGTGAAATCTGATTATCTGGGCTGGGTTTATGTGAGCGTCCTGCCATATGACACAACTTTTCAGCAGAACATTCTGATTCGGGATTTTCTGATTGCGGCTGCACTTTTGCTGCTGGCAGTTTCCTGCTTTTTCAGCTTCCGAATTGCAAGAAATATTACCAAGCCGCTTGAGGATTTGACAAACAGTATGAAGCAGGTAGAAACAGGGTGCTTTGACAAGGTGAAGGCAGATCTGTATGACTACCGCCGTGGGGACGAAGTGGGAATCTTGCAAAAGGATTTCCTGCTGATGGTGGAGCGTATCAATCAGCTGATTAAGCAAAACTATGAAAAGCAGCTGGCCATACAGGAAACAAAGTATAAAGCGCTGCAGTCACAGATCAATCCGCACTTTCTGTATAATACGCTCAGCTCTATCAGCTGGCTTGCGAAGGTCGGGCGGGGTGATGAGGTTTCCAACATGGTTTTATCCCTGAGCAACCTTCTGCGTGCTTCGGTGAACGAGCAAACGGTTATTTTTTTGGAGGAAGAAGTTGACCTGCTGAAAAATTACCTGCATATTCAGAAGATGCGATACACAGACCGCATTTGTTTTTCCGTTCATATCGCACCGCAATATTTGGACTTAGTTGTTCCGAAAATGATTTTGCAGCCAGTTGTGGAAAACGCAATTTTGTACGGCGCTGAAAATATGCTTGGCGTTTGCAAAATTTCCGTCTGGGTGCAGGATGCGGGAGAGAACTGTCAACTGTGCGTGCGGGACAACGGGCCGGATATTCCACAGCAGCAGTTAAAAGCGCTGAATGCTTTTCAATATGTTCCGCATGGAACGGGGATTGGCTTAAAAAATATTCAGGAACGTTTGCAGCTGCTGTTTGGAGCGGCGTATGGCCTGCACGTTCAAAGCGGAAACGGACAAACAACCGTCTGCATGACGCTGCCAAAGAAAGGGGCGTAA